From a single Stomoxys calcitrans chromosome 4, idStoCalc2.1, whole genome shotgun sequence genomic region:
- the LOC106086816 gene encoding immunoglobulin A1 protease autotransporter isoform X2, which translates to MHMVLEVFQQQPDADPQQKKRIIDELESEIYEINAEQNFLLMRLRRVIDEFYKMLKKNGIPTDVNATNAIVSKEIVPYISDGKLDITPFNVMFRNTEEKLIEKYFEVQKDGQEEKPVTPPPPPAPKTEPRCMEVINLDDDGNVIEQKISKPLSRQRAHKRDHPSASESGESLLKSVNMGYSGNLPQKSLLKPMNQRVANETVPQAEVKLKTNKNSILDDVYYNQRSKDEKEEKPVELPVSTNVRMSRLNLRQALKRAQAAVRGPTAATATITAFAPPPPPPPPVHTQTTVVASSNQKPAMPKGRPSKATLAAAAAAAAAVASSTRKSPDISSSSEEGTPERGPTPPHAYWPDELEETRTNADEYGQEMFLQIFDLFTPEVQAQMQQRRSKRRRRCVQNNNYHYGSQAGATGSNEPEPKKKRKAFLLSPQVKKALPSKRNKRRSADNASDINSVPPSRSASSSPQDDKRTCNECFKGGYNLEQCDQCKSNYHPQCHREEDEVNNATSRDPKEFLKERKLCPVCKKNNAKLIKKEVLINKNLQNTAQDLELKMAEEKTRREVLQKTGKMYKIQMNNLFKIVNSLKSENIGTSIQASSFTTSSKVSSSTTTGNDHVIELD; encoded by the exons GATCCTCAACAAAAGAAACGAATCATAGATGAACTGGAATCGgaaatttatgaaattaatGCAGAACAAAACTTTCTTTTAATGCGACTTCGACGTGTCATTGATGAGTTctataaaatgcttaaaaagAATGGCATACCAACTGATGTCAATGCGACCAATGCAATTGTCTCTAAGGAGATTGTGCCATACATCAGCGATGGAAAATTGGACATCACACCTTTCAATGTTATGTTTCGAAATACGGAAGAGAAACTTATCGAAAAGTATTTTGAAGTTCAGAAAGATGGCCAAGAGGAAAAGCCAGTAACCCCTCCACCACCACCTGCTCCAAAGACTGAACCCCGATGCATGGAAGTTATCAATTTGGATGATGATGGAAATGTTATTGAACAAAAGATAAGCAAACCTCTAAGCAGACAAAGGGCTCATAAAAGGGATCATCCAAGTGCGAGTGAAAGCGGCGAAAGTCTATTAAAAAGTGTAAACATGGGCTACAGCGGAAATTTGCCACAAAAGTCGCTTCTAAAACCAATGAATCAAAGGGTAGCCAACGAAACAGTGCCACAGGCCGAggtgaaattgaaaacaaataagaaTTCTATATTGGATGATGTCTACTACAATCAGCGGAGTAAAGATGAAAAAGAAGAGAAACCAGTGGAATTGCCAGTTTCCACTAATGTTAGAATGAGCCGCCTAAACCTTAGACAAGCACTTAAAAGGGCACAGGCTGCTGTAAGAGggccaacagcagcaacagccaCGATTACAGCATTCGCTCCGCCGCCGCCACCGCCACCTCCGGTTCATACACAGACCACAGTGGTGGCATCAAGTAATCAAAAACCAGCTATGCCCAAAGGAAGGCCTTCAAAGGCAACTTTAGCTGCAGCTGCGGCTGCTGCTGCAGCCGTAGCTTCTAGCACTCGTAAATCGCCAGATATTTCGTCTTCGTCCGAGGAAGGTACCCCTGAGAGGGGTCCAACGCCACCTCATGCGTATTGGCCGGATGAATTGGAGGAGACTCGAACTAACGCAGATGAATATGGCCAGGAAATGTTTTTGCAAATCTTTGATTTGTTCACGCCAGAAGTCCAGGCTCAGATGCAACAGAGACGTTCAAAACGCCGACGCCGTTGTGTCCAGAATAATAATTACCACTATGGG TCACAGGCTGGAGCCACTGGGTCTAATGAACCTGAACCGAAGAAGAAACGCAAGGCTTTCCTTTTGTCCCCTCAAGTAAAGAAAGCTCTTCCCAGCAAGCGCAACAAAAGACGTAGTGCTGACAATGCTTCGGACATTAATTCTGTGCCACCATCTCGATCGGCTTCAAGTTCTCCTCAAGATGACAAGCGTACATGCAATGAGTGCTTCAAAGGGGGTTACAACCTAGAACAATGCGATCAATGTAAATCCAATTACCATCCTCAGTGCCATCGCGAGGAGGACGAAGTCAATAATGCCACCTCTCGGGATcctaaagaatttttaaaagaacggAAGCTATGTCCAGTTTGTAAAAAAAACAATGCGAAATTAATCAAAAAAG AGGTTTTGATCAATAAAAATCTACAAAATACCGCACAAGACTTGGAATTAAAAATGGCAGAAGAAAAGACTCGTCGGGAGGTTTTACAGAAAACGGGAAAAATGTACAAGATACAGATGAATAATCTTTTTAAAATTGTAAACTCcttgaaatcggaaaatattggcACAAGCATACAAGCCTCATCATTCACCACCTCCAGCAAAGTTTCTTCATCCACCACTACTGGAAATGATCATGTTATAGAATTGGATTAG